One Tolypothrix bouteillei VB521301 DNA window includes the following coding sequences:
- a CDS encoding DUF1822 family protein encodes MSQLSLNSTSVRLILPESIWLEPEHFYQAIQTSNQIMNESQQWQIYLNSLGLLGFEQWLTARLPEQLIQKHTHVIETCAQLQLGEFKFCLISTENILDEVVNIPESTIHQHEQLAHFYVVLEVSEEQEEVIIRGCLRYDRLITYCSSDFLQDGFYQLPLSVFDPEPNHLLHYYLYLEPSSIPLPVATPEQVSDKILTYFNETRTKLSQWFLGACDEGWEIIDSMLDRETNLAFNTRNAQSGIKRAKLIDLGVQLGNQTVALLVNITEETEEKLGVLIQLHPTNGERVLPSNVKLTLFSKAGKTLQEVTSRTQDNYIQLKPFKGETGKRFSLEVSLEETRVREHFEL; translated from the coding sequence ATGTCCCAGTTATCGCTTAATTCAACAAGTGTCAGGTTGATTTTGCCAGAAAGTATATGGTTGGAACCGGAACATTTTTACCAAGCAATACAAACTAGTAACCAAATTATGAATGAATCACAACAGTGGCAAATTTATCTTAATAGCTTGGGATTATTGGGGTTTGAACAGTGGCTGACCGCACGCCTTCCAGAACAACTTATTCAAAAACATACTCATGTCATTGAAACCTGCGCTCAACTGCAACTCGGAGAATTCAAATTTTGCCTGATTTCTACTGAGAATATACTTGATGAAGTTGTAAATATACCGGAAAGTACGATTCACCAACACGAACAACTTGCTCATTTTTATGTTGTGCTAGAAGTTTCCGAAGAACAGGAAGAAGTGATTATTCGAGGTTGTTTGCGTTACGATCGCCTTATTACTTATTGCAGTAGCGATTTCTTACAAGATGGCTTTTATCAATTACCTCTATCGGTATTCGATCCAGAACCCAACCATTTGTTACATTACTATCTTTACTTAGAACCTAGCTCTATTCCCTTACCTGTAGCGACACCCGAACAAGTATCAGATAAAATATTAACATACTTTAATGAAACGAGAACTAAATTGAGCCAATGGTTCTTAGGAGCTTGTGATGAAGGATGGGAAATTATTGATAGCATGCTCGATCGCGAAACGAATTTGGCATTTAATACCAGGAATGCTCAATCAGGTATTAAGAGAGCTAAATTAATTGATTTGGGAGTGCAACTCGGCAATCAAACAGTAGCTTTGTTAGTTAATATCACAGAAGAAACTGAGGAAAAATTAGGTGTTTTGATTCAGTTGCATCCTACTAATGGAGAAAGAGTATTACCATCAAACGTTAAATTAACACTATTTTCTAAAGCTGGAAAAACCCTTCAAGAGGTGACTTCTAGAACTCAAGATAATTATATTCAACTCAAGCCTTTTAAAGGGGAAACAGGAAAGCGTTTTAGTTTAGAAGTCAGTCTCGAAGAGACTAGAGTCAGAGAGCACTTTGAATTGTAA
- a CDS encoding CHAT domain-containing protein — protein sequence MSKSIVINLGQGNLDRGFPRVTVQLWGADYPLPEQFIGGLPPAPDLVELCRKWQSIYQNICERKQWRSSPVDDEDDELEIDEGAVTNVSVLDFHSVCNRLQQTMNDWLQSQGILKISQQLRSALNPTDEIRVIIQTNDLLLRKLPWHRCDFFQDYPLAEIALSRPEYKRAQISSPPKVKRERVRILAILGNSFGLDLAVERQFLNNLADAEVVFLVKPSRQELNTHLWDSTGWDVLFFAGHSQTESDTGRLYINENETNNSLTVEQLEEALKAAIEKGLKLAIFNSCDGLGLSLALEKLNIPTVIVMREPVPNYVAQEFFKHFLEAFAVERRSLYLSVQQARRKLQGLEDGLPGASWLPIICQNPAVKPPTWLTLYGIPPCPYRGLFAFREEDARLFFGREKFTQDLVTAVKKKPFVAVVGSSGSGKSSVVFAGLVPCLRQNTNINWQIISFRPGNKPITALAEAFAPLSNAQPTDSDRFHSGGLQLTAQENYQLVAGVDSLTDNSSLTNENSRSLINLELELILEQDNTALYKIIETFVQQNPGTRLVLIVDQFEELYTLCPEHERQHILDLLLNACTRAPGCTLVTTLRADFYGYALSYRPLSEALQGAVLNLAPMSREELRDCIEKPAAQMQVELEKELTNQLISALEGQPGRLPLLEFTLTQLWSKQREGLLTLKAYEEIGGVEEALANHAEGVYSQLSETDRQRSQRVFMQLVQLAEGGEATRRLASRAEVKEENWDLVTHLASKRLVVTNLKGHTYCETVEIVHEALIKSWGRLEYWLEMDGEFRNWQEKLRVAIRQWESSNLDEGALLRGKPLSDAEYWQTKRWEELSVSDRNFIQSSIELREREVKQHKQRQQITIISLASGMAIASILAAFAGWQWQKAQINEIQATVKSSQALFASDNRLDALVEALRAKKKFRTIGTNIPETKAQVDLALRQAIYGANEYNRLLGHGAKVHNVTFSPNAETIATTSADMTVKLWQRDGRLLKTLTGHRGAVYGVAFSPDGYTMASTSDDRTVKLWNLDGTLLTTLPHKSEVYSVAFSPDGQTLASGSWDGSIHLWKRDGTLLLTIPGHQESVDAVAFSPDGKTIASGSWDKTVKLWKLDGTLVTTLQHNDKVLAISFSPNGQFLATASSDQTVKLWKNNGLGGFETHPHQIFKGHDSQVHGVAFSPDSQIVASVGWDKTVRLWQLDGTEIAVLKGHSGIIWGVTFSPDGQTIATASDDKTVRLWRWKNPLLTALNGHSAAVYAAKFSPDGKFIAAASEDNTVKLWRSNGNPVTTFIGHRNAVWDIAFHPSSKTIATASWDKTVKLWKLDGTLIKSLVGHRFYVNAVAFSPDGQMLASASDDKTVKLWQPNGIPIATLIGHTDEVWAVTFSPDSQTIVSASRDNTLKFWRRDGTLVRTANAGSPVTSVAFSPNGQLIATGSWDKTVKLWKPDGTLVTTLRGHNAEVFGVAFSPDSKIIASASGDKTVKLWRTIDGKELTTFKGHNATVWKVAFSPNGETIVSGDEDKRVLVWNWKRFSQQDELQVYGCEWLRDYLRTNTDLPPKDNRLCS from the coding sequence ATGAGCAAGTCGATTGTTATTAATTTAGGTCAGGGTAACTTAGATCGGGGATTTCCAAGAGTTACTGTTCAGCTATGGGGAGCCGATTATCCTCTTCCAGAGCAATTTATTGGCGGCTTACCCCCAGCACCAGATCTCGTTGAACTTTGTAGAAAGTGGCAGTCAATCTATCAGAATATTTGCGAACGCAAACAGTGGCGTTCTTCTCCAGTTGATGATGAAGATGATGAACTAGAGATTGATGAAGGTGCTGTTACCAATGTCTCGGTTCTAGATTTTCACAGTGTCTGTAATAGATTACAGCAAACAATGAATGATTGGTTGCAATCTCAAGGAATTCTTAAGATTAGCCAACAGTTACGTTCTGCACTTAACCCAACAGATGAAATTCGAGTCATTATTCAAACAAACGATTTACTGCTGCGAAAATTGCCCTGGCATCGCTGCGATTTCTTTCAAGATTATCCTTTAGCAGAAATAGCGCTTTCTCGCCCGGAGTACAAACGCGCTCAAATTTCGTCGCCACCTAAAGTCAAGAGAGAAAGAGTGAGAATTTTGGCGATTCTGGGGAACAGCTTTGGACTCGATTTGGCTGTAGAGCGTCAATTTCTCAACAATTTAGCAGACGCAGAAGTTGTATTTCTTGTCAAACCATCAAGACAAGAATTAAATACGCATTTATGGGACTCAACAGGCTGGGACGTTTTATTTTTTGCGGGACACAGTCAAACTGAGAGTGACACTGGCAGACTTTATATTAATGAAAACGAAACCAATAACAGTTTGACGGTTGAACAGTTAGAAGAAGCACTCAAAGCAGCTATTGAAAAAGGTTTAAAGCTAGCAATTTTTAATTCTTGTGATGGGTTGGGATTATCTTTAGCGTTAGAAAAATTGAATATTCCCACAGTTATCGTGATGCGGGAACCAGTTCCAAACTATGTTGCTCAAGAGTTTTTCAAACATTTTTTAGAAGCTTTTGCGGTTGAACGGCGTTCTTTATATCTCTCGGTACAACAAGCACGCAGAAAATTGCAAGGTTTGGAAGATGGTTTACCCGGTGCTTCATGGTTGCCAATAATTTGTCAAAATCCCGCTGTCAAACCCCCGACTTGGCTCACTCTGTATGGAATACCCCCCTGTCCCTATCGCGGGTTATTTGCGTTTCGGGAAGAAGACGCACGCTTATTTTTTGGACGGGAAAAGTTTACTCAGGATTTAGTAACAGCAGTGAAAAAAAAGCCATTTGTGGCTGTGGTCGGTTCTAGTGGAAGCGGTAAGTCCAGTGTTGTGTTTGCCGGATTGGTACCCTGCTTGCGACAAAATACAAATATTAATTGGCAAATTATCTCTTTTCGTCCTGGAAATAAACCAATAACAGCCCTAGCAGAAGCTTTTGCACCTTTAAGCAATGCACAACCCACTGACAGTGACAGATTTCACAGTGGGGGATTGCAACTGACAGCGCAAGAGAATTATCAATTGGTAGCGGGTGTAGATTCTCTGACTGACAATTCATCACTCACCAATGAAAACTCCCGTTCCTTAATAAATTTGGAATTGGAACTGATACTCGAACAGGACAACACTGCTTTATACAAAATCATTGAAACCTTTGTTCAACAAAATCCTGGAACTCGCCTAGTGCTCATTGTCGATCAATTCGAGGAACTTTACACCCTTTGCCCCGAACATGAACGCCAGCATATCTTAGATTTATTACTTAACGCCTGTACCCGCGCCCCCGGATGTACCTTAGTCACAACCTTGCGAGCGGACTTTTACGGCTATGCTCTTTCTTATCGTCCTTTAAGCGAGGCCTTACAAGGCGCAGTGCTCAACCTTGCACCGATGTCCCGCGAAGAATTGCGCGATTGCATTGAAAAACCTGCAGCACAAATGCAGGTGGAATTAGAAAAAGAATTGACAAATCAGCTAATTTCTGCATTAGAAGGACAGCCGGGGCGGTTACCCCTGTTGGAGTTTACCCTGACTCAACTTTGGTCAAAACAAAGGGAAGGATTGCTGACTCTTAAGGCTTACGAAGAGATTGGTGGTGTAGAAGAAGCACTCGCCAATCATGCAGAGGGAGTATACAGCCAACTTTCCGAAACAGACAGACAGCGATCGCAACGCGTATTCATGCAGTTGGTACAGTTAGCAGAAGGTGGTGAAGCAACCCGGAGGTTAGCCAGTCGTGCTGAAGTCAAAGAAGAAAACTGGGATTTGGTAACCCATTTGGCATCAAAGCGTTTGGTGGTGACAAATCTGAAGGGACACACCTATTGTGAAACAGTAGAAATCGTGCATGAAGCATTAATTAAAAGCTGGGGACGCTTGGAATACTGGCTGGAAATGGATGGAGAGTTTCGTAACTGGCAAGAAAAGTTACGAGTCGCAATCCGTCAGTGGGAGAGTAGCAATTTAGATGAAGGAGCATTGTTGCGAGGAAAACCTCTTTCCGATGCAGAATATTGGCAAACAAAACGGTGGGAAGAACTGAGTGTTAGCGATCGCAATTTTATTCAGTCTTCTATAGAACTGCGGGAACGAGAGGTCAAACAGCACAAGCAACGACAGCAAATAACTATTATAAGTCTTGCCAGTGGCATGGCGATCGCATCCATACTTGCCGCTTTTGCTGGGTGGCAGTGGCAAAAAGCCCAAATTAATGAAATTCAGGCAACCGTTAAATCTTCACAAGCTCTATTTGCTTCCGACAACAGATTGGATGCTCTGGTAGAAGCACTCAGAGCCAAGAAAAAATTCCGGACAATTGGCACGAATATCCCAGAAACAAAGGCTCAAGTTGATTTGGCACTCAGGCAGGCAATATATGGAGCCAACGAGTACAACCGCCTCTTAGGACACGGTGCCAAAGTACACAATGTCACGTTCAGCCCTAACGCTGAAACCATTGCCACAACGAGCGCAGACATGACAGTCAAACTGTGGCAGAGAGACGGTCGTTTGCTCAAAACGCTTACAGGGCACAGAGGAGCAGTTTATGGAGTGGCTTTCAGCCCTGATGGTTACACCATGGCTTCAACAAGTGACGATCGAACAGTCAAATTGTGGAATCTAGACGGCACTTTACTCACAACTCTCCCTCACAAATCTGAGGTGTACTCAGTTGCATTTAGCCCAGACGGGCAAACCCTTGCCTCAGGAAGTTGGGACGGTAGCATTCACCTATGGAAACGAGACGGAACTTTGTTGTTAACAATTCCAGGTCATCAAGAAAGTGTAGATGCTGTCGCGTTTAGCCCGGATGGTAAAACCATTGCTTCAGGCAGTTGGGACAAAACAGTTAAACTCTGGAAGCTTGACGGCACTTTAGTCACAACTCTTCAGCATAATGACAAAGTTCTGGCGATCTCCTTTAGCCCCAACGGTCAGTTTCTTGCCACAGCAAGTAGCGACCAAACTGTGAAACTCTGGAAAAACAATGGTTTGGGAGGATTTGAAACGCATCCCCACCAAATTTTCAAAGGTCACGACAGCCAAGTTCATGGAGTTGCCTTTAGCCCTGACAGCCAGATCGTCGCTTCTGTCGGTTGGGACAAAACCGTCAGACTTTGGCAGCTTGATGGTACTGAGATAGCCGTACTCAAAGGTCACAGTGGAATCATTTGGGGCGTTACTTTTAGCCCAGACGGTCAAACAATCGCCACCGCTTCTGATGACAAAACTGTCAGATTGTGGCGGTGGAAAAATCCTTTACTGACTGCGCTCAACGGTCATAGTGCTGCGGTTTATGCAGCCAAATTCAGTCCGGATGGAAAGTTCATTGCGGCTGCTTCCGAGGATAATACCGTAAAATTATGGAGGTCGAATGGCAATCCCGTCACAACCTTCATCGGTCATAGGAATGCTGTTTGGGATATTGCTTTCCATCCCAGTAGTAAAACCATAGCCACAGCCAGTTGGGATAAAACAGTTAAACTCTGGAAGCTTGATGGAACTTTAATCAAATCTCTTGTCGGTCACCGCTTCTATGTTAACGCAGTCGCTTTCAGCCCAGACGGTCAGATGTTAGCGTCTGCTTCTGATGACAAAACCGTCAAACTTTGGCAACCCAACGGTATTCCAATTGCCACTCTCATCGGTCATACTGATGAGGTGTGGGCTGTTACCTTTAGCCCCGACAGTCAAACGATTGTTTCGGCTAGTCGAGATAATACACTCAAGTTTTGGCGGCGAGATGGAACTCTTGTGAGAACTGCAAACGCGGGTTCCCCCGTGACCTCAGTTGCTTTCAGTCCCAACGGTCAGCTAATTGCTACAGGAAGTTGGGACAAAACGGTAAAGCTGTGGAAACCTGATGGCACATTGGTGACAACCCTCAGAGGTCATAATGCTGAAGTTTTTGGGGTGGCGTTTAGCCCCGATAGTAAAATTATTGCCTCAGCAAGTGGCGATAAGACTGTGAAATTATGGAGAACAATAGATGGTAAGGAGCTAACAACTTTTAAGGGACACAATGCAACTGTTTGGAAAGTTGCGTTTAGCCCCAATGGTGAAACAATTGTCTCTGGTGATGAAGACAAGAGAGTGCTGGTATGGAATTGGAAACGTTTTTCCCAACAGGATGAACTACAGGTTTACGGCTGTGAGTGGTTGAGAGATTATCTTCGCACGAATACCGATTTACCACCCAAAGATAACCGTCTCTGTTCTTAA
- a CDS encoding RNA recognition motif domain-containing protein: MTIRVANLPLEFTEQDLENLFAEYGDVQIQSLSDGQGKVNLDNQETENRAIANLNGREFNGNILSVSADEEDSRGLKPASHGTGSPPPKRTR; this comes from the coding sequence ATGACTATTAGGGTTGCAAATCTACCTTTAGAATTTACAGAGCAAGATTTAGAAAATTTGTTTGCGGAATATGGAGATGTTCAAATTCAATCTTTGTCTGACGGTCAAGGAAAAGTAAACTTAGACAATCAAGAAACTGAGAATCGTGCTATTGCAAACCTGAATGGTAGAGAATTTAATGGCAATATACTTTCAGTCTCTGCTGATGAGGAAGATAGTAGAGGGTTAAAACCAGCAAGCCATGGAACTGGTAGTCCACCACCAAAACGTACTAGATAG
- a CDS encoding eIF2A-related protein — translation MQIKDKLSIYKSVVIKLGSGDLINGFSRVTCQLWSAGYSLPQQFIGSLPAAAHLSDLYRNWQLIYQNLCGRQHLRSSDDPDDDELELDDGGVTNVSQVTFDELSQKMQQSIDDWLASKEFLNITQQLRSQLNPKEEIRVIIETNDEILQRIPWCRWNFFNDYPKAEMALSRPEYKRSEIGESQSLRKKVRILAVMGNSKDINLEIETQSLENLTDAEVVVLNNPSRSQFNSQLWDSQGWDILFFAGHSQTEGETGRIYINENPTNNSLTIEQLEEALKTAIEKGLQLAVFNSCDGLGLALALEKLNIPTAIVMREPVPNSVAAEFFQNFLYGFALQRLPLYLAVQQARRKLQGLEDDFPGASWLPVICQNPAVEPPTWLELGGISVCPYRGLFAFSEEDADLFFGREEFTKELLASVKRKSLVAVVGSSGSGKSSTVFAGLVPQLKKDTLVDWQVVSFRPGNNPIAALATSLSSLKLTSQTGNYHRAEEGGLQFPNKEQYQLITGIDIIRDRHLPRSDRNTRRLVELELEVALSQDGNALYKIIEKLVQQNPKSRLLLIADQFEELYTLCSEKQRQYFLDSLLTAVRLAPAFTLVMTLRADFYGYALSYRPFSDALQGRVLNLGPMSCEELRDCIEKPAAQMQVKLENGLTNKLISNVEEQPGRLPLLEFALTQLWSKQNQGLLTHRGYEEIGGVEQALTNHAETVYTQLSETDRARSRQVFVQLVRLGENTEATRRLATRDEINSENWDLVTHLASHRLVVTNRNEFTGEETVEIVHEALIKNWGRLVDWLQKDGEFRHWQEHLRTIVRQWESSSKDEGGLLRGKPLNDADYWHQQRYEELSSAEKEFIRLSLEQRKREINLQKRRRHIAFLSLSSGLGMAMCLAGISWWNWQNSIKNEIEALSKSSQALFAANNGLESLIQAVRAGQKLKTSGVASPETQMLVKSALWKAVYTMPERNRFLGHTANVYDVKFSPDGKILASGSQDKTIKIWSPNGELVKTITGHQDNVTSITFSPDGKTLASSSDDKTIKIWSRDGELLKTITGHGGGVTRVTFSPDGKTLASSSDDKTIKIWSRDGRLLKTLIGHNDTVTSVAFSPDGKTLASSSKDKTIKIWSRDGRLLKTLIGHNDAVTCITFSPDGKILASGGKNSTIKIWHLENGKSETWNGHKSLVASLSFSPDGKTLVSASWDNDIKIWNLTGKVVTTFSGYTQRFFSASFSPDGKTIVSASGDNTIKVWCVECQQPQILKKHTGAIASISVNRDSRMFASASDDSTILLWSSSGQLLHTLRGHHDVVISVVFSPDGQTLASGSKDKTVKLWNRNGQLLQTFVGHNDAISSVSFSPDNQTIASGSADKTIKLWSKNGQLLQTLNNNGAISNIVFHPDGESIAFVIDNEIKLWNLKTQEIKTVGHHELPIRSINFSPNGKLLASGSDDLTVILWSLDVEKPKIFGNHLSPVKSLSFSGDGKILAAANAYTITIWSVDRQQELAQLEAFDGSSIVNSIGFSADGNMIISGDNKHQIILWNLDLNNLLEDGCNWLKDYLKNSNNNQQHLCSSGT, via the coding sequence ATGCAAATAAAAGATAAATTATCAATCTATAAATCAGTCGTTATTAAATTAGGAAGTGGGGATTTAATAAACGGATTTTCAAGAGTTACCTGCCAATTGTGGTCAGCAGGGTATTCTCTTCCACAACAATTTATTGGTAGCTTACCAGCAGCAGCACATTTAAGCGACCTCTATAGAAATTGGCAATTAATTTATCAAAATCTGTGCGGTCGTCAACATTTGCGTTCTTCAGATGATCCAGATGATGATGAACTAGAATTGGATGACGGTGGAGTTACAAATGTTTCTCAAGTCACTTTTGACGAGCTGTCTCAAAAAATGCAGCAAAGCATTGATGATTGGCTTGCATCTAAGGAGTTTCTGAACATTACCCAGCAACTGCGATCGCAACTTAATCCCAAAGAAGAAATCAGAGTCATTATTGAAACCAACGATGAAATATTACAGCGCATACCTTGGTGTCGTTGGAATTTTTTCAACGATTATCCTAAAGCAGAAATGGCTCTTTCCAGACCAGAGTATAAACGTTCGGAAATAGGAGAGTCACAATCGCTAAGAAAGAAAGTTAGAATCTTAGCTGTCATGGGTAACAGCAAAGATATCAACTTAGAAATAGAAACCCAATCTCTTGAGAACCTAACAGATGCAGAAGTTGTTGTTCTGAATAACCCCTCTCGTTCGCAATTCAATTCCCAGCTTTGGGACTCACAAGGTTGGGATATCTTGTTTTTTGCAGGTCACAGCCAAACGGAAGGTGAAACGGGCAGAATATACATTAATGAAAATCCAACAAACAACAGTTTAACAATTGAACAATTAGAAGAAGCACTGAAAACAGCCATTGAAAAGGGTTTACAACTAGCGGTCTTTAACTCCTGCGATGGTTTGGGATTGGCGTTAGCACTAGAAAAACTAAACATTCCTACAGCGATCGTCATGCGGGAACCCGTTCCCAATTCTGTAGCAGCAGAATTTTTTCAAAATTTTTTATACGGTTTTGCACTACAGCGACTACCCCTGTATCTTGCTGTTCAGCAAGCACGCCGAAAATTGCAAGGATTGGAAGATGACTTTCCCGGTGCTTCATGGTTGCCAGTGATTTGTCAAAACCCAGCCGTAGAACCACCTACGTGGTTGGAGTTGGGTGGAATATCGGTCTGTCCCTACCGAGGATTATTTGCTTTTAGCGAGGAGGATGCAGATCTATTCTTTGGAAGAGAGGAGTTTACAAAGGAATTACTAGCGTCGGTTAAAAGAAAGTCGTTAGTGGCTGTAGTTGGTTCTAGTGGAAGTGGGAAGTCGAGTACAGTTTTTGCTGGATTGGTTCCGCAGCTAAAAAAAGATACTTTGGTTGATTGGCAAGTCGTTTCCTTTCGTCCGGGAAACAATCCAATAGCAGCCTTGGCAACATCCCTTTCCTCTTTGAAACTCACCAGTCAAACCGGGAACTACCACCGAGCTGAGGAAGGAGGATTGCAGTTCCCCAACAAAGAACAATATCAATTGATAACAGGGATAGATATTATTCGCGATCGCCACTTACCGAGAAGCGATCGCAACACCCGTCGCTTAGTAGAACTGGAACTAGAAGTTGCACTCAGTCAGGATGGCAACGCTTTATACAAAATCATAGAAAAGTTGGTTCAGCAAAATCCCAAAAGTCGCTTGTTACTCATAGCCGATCAGTTTGAAGAACTCTACACTCTTTGCAGTGAGAAACAGCGCCAGTACTTCTTAGACTCATTATTGACAGCCGTGAGATTAGCTCCAGCATTTACTTTAGTAATGACTTTACGAGCTGACTTTTATGGATATGCTTTATCTTACCGCCCATTTAGCGATGCTTTACAGGGAAGAGTTTTGAACCTCGGACCCATGAGTTGTGAAGAATTGCGCGATTGTATTGAAAAACCAGCAGCCCAGATGCAAGTCAAACTGGAAAATGGCTTGACAAATAAACTCATTTCTAACGTAGAAGAACAACCAGGACGGTTACCATTGCTGGAGTTTGCCCTCACACAATTGTGGTCAAAACAAAACCAAGGATTGCTAACCCATCGAGGTTATGAAGAAATTGGCGGTGTAGAGCAAGCACTGACGAATCATGCTGAAACAGTCTATACCCAGTTAAGTGAGACAGATCGAGCCAGATCGCGGCAAGTGTTTGTGCAGTTAGTACGTTTGGGGGAAAATACAGAAGCCACTCGGAGGTTAGCCACTCGCGATGAAATCAATTCAGAGAACTGGGATTTAGTAACACATTTAGCGTCACACCGTTTAGTTGTTACAAACCGCAATGAGTTTACAGGGGAAGAAACGGTAGAAATTGTACACGAGGCGCTGATTAAGAATTGGGGACGCTTGGTAGATTGGCTGCAAAAAGACGGCGAATTTCGACACTGGCAAGAGCATCTGCGAACGATCGTCCGTCAGTGGGAAAGCAGTAGCAAAGACGAAGGCGGGCTGTTGCGAGGAAAGCCTTTAAATGATGCAGACTACTGGCACCAGCAACGTTATGAGGAACTGAGTTCTGCGGAAAAAGAATTTATTCGTCTTTCCTTAGAACAAAGGAAGCGAGAAATCAATTTGCAAAAACGCAGGCGACACATTGCTTTTTTGAGTCTTTCGAGCGGTTTAGGAATGGCAATGTGTCTCGCTGGAATTAGTTGGTGGAACTGGCAAAATTCTATAAAAAATGAAATAGAAGCCCTGAGCAAATCATCTCAAGCACTATTTGCTGCAAACAATGGCTTGGAGTCGCTCATCCAAGCAGTCAGGGCAGGGCAAAAACTGAAAACATCAGGCGTGGCATCTCCCGAAACTCAGATGCTGGTGAAATCAGCTTTGTGGAAAGCAGTGTATACAATGCCAGAGCGCAATCGCTTTTTGGGTCACACAGCCAATGTCTACGATGTCAAGTTCAGTCCCGATGGCAAAATACTTGCCTCTGGCAGTCAAGACAAAACTATTAAAATTTGGAGCCCCAATGGTGAGTTAGTCAAAACCATCACCGGGCATCAAGACAATGTCACAAGTATAACATTTAGCCCGGATGGCAAAACCCTTGCTTCTAGCAGTGATGACAAAACTATCAAAATTTGGAGTCGCGATGGTGAGTTACTTAAAACCATCACCGGGCATGGTGGTGGCGTCACAAGAGTGACATTCAGCCCGGATGGCAAAACCCTTGCTTCTAGCAGCGATGACAAAACTATCAAAATTTGGAGTCGCGATGGTCGTTTGCTAAAAACTCTTATTGGACATAATGATACTGTTACAAGTGTCGCATTCAGCCCAGATGGCAAAACCCTTGCTTCTAGCAGTAAGGACAAAACTATCAAAATTTGGAGCCGCGATGGTCGTTTGCTAAAAACTCTCATTGGACATAATGATGCTGTCACGTGCATTACTTTTAGCCCAGATGGCAAAATTCTTGCCTCTGGTGGTAAAAACAGCACGATTAAAATTTGGCATCTGGAGAATGGGAAATCCGAAACTTGGAACGGACATAAAAGTCTTGTCGCAAGTTTGAGTTTTAGCCCAGACGGCAAAACTCTTGTTTCTGCAAGCTGGGACAATGACATTAAGATTTGGAATCTAACTGGTAAAGTAGTTACCACTTTTTCTGGCTATACCCAAAGATTCTTTAGCGCCAGTTTTAGTCCCGATGGCAAGACCATTGTTAGCGCAAGTGGGGACAATACTATCAAAGTTTGGTGTGTGGAATGCCAGCAACCGCAAATCCTGAAAAAACATACAGGTGCGATCGCCAGTATCAGTGTCAATCGCGATAGTAGGATGTTTGCATCCGCTAGTGATGACAGCACGATCTTGCTCTGGAGTTCAAGCGGTCAGTTACTTCATACCCTTCGCGGTCATCATGATGTCGTTATAAGTGTTGTGTTTAGCCCTGACGGTCAAACTCTTGCCTCTGGAAGTAAAGACAAGACTGTCAAGCTTTGGAATCGGAACGGTCAGTTACTCCAAACTTTTGTAGGTCATAACGATGCGATTTCAAGTGTTAGTTTCAGCCCTGACAATCAAACCATTGCCTCTGGAAGTGCTGACAAAACTATCAAATTATGGAGTAAGAACGGTCAGTTACTTCAAACCCTTAATAACAATGGTGCGATTTCAAATATTGTTTTTCATCCGGATGGTGAGAGCATCGCTTTTGTCATAGATAATGAAATTAAACTTTGGAATCTCAAAACTCAAGAAATCAAAACTGTAGGTCACCACGAGTTACCAATTAGAAGTATCAATTTTAGTCCCAATGGGAAACTTTTGGCTTCGGGAAGTGATGACCTTACAGTCATACTTTGGAGCCTAGATGTTGAGAAACCCAAGATTTTTGGTAACCATCTCAGCCCTGTTAAAAGCCTGAGTTTCAGCGGCGATGGCAAAATTCTTGCTGCTGCAAATGCTTATACTATAACGATTTGGAGTGTAGATCGACAGCAAGAGCTTGCACAACTTGAGGCATTTGATGGTAGCTCGATCGTCAACAGTATTGGTTTTAGTGCTGACGGTAATATGATTATTTCTGGTGATAATAAACACCAAATCATTTTATGGAATTTAGACTTAAATAATTTATTGGAAGATGGTTGCAATTGGTTAAAAGACTATCTCAAAAATTCCAACAACAACCAACAACATCTATGTAGTAGTGGCACGTGA